The sequence CTGCTGCTGGCGGCCAGCCTGCTGGTCAACCTCGGCGCCCTGTTCGTTTTCAAGTATTTCGACTTCTTCGTCAGCGGCTTCGCCGACATCCTCCGCCTGTTCGGCCTGCGGGCCAATCCGGCGGTGCTGCGCTTCATCCTGCCCATCGGCCTGGCCTTCTACACCCTCAAAACGCTCAGCTACACTCTCGACGTCTACAGGCGCAAGCTGGAACCCACCCGGGACCCGATCGCCTACCTGGCCTTCGTTTCCTTCTTCCCGCACCTGCTGGCCGGGCCCATCGAGCGCGCCAAGCATTTCCTGCCCCAGCTGGAGAGCAGGCGGACGTTCGACGCCGACGAGGCCGCCGACGGTTTGCGGCAGATGCTCTGGGGCTTCGCCAAGAAGGTCCTGGTGGCCGATCTGGCGGCCCGGGCCGTCAACAACGTCTTCCTGGCCTACGGCGCCCAGGACACCCCGGCCCTGCTGGCGGGGGTTTTCCTCTTCGCCGTCCAGCTCTACGGCGATTTCTCCGGCTATTCGGACATGGCCGTCGGCACGGCCAGGCTGCTCGGTTTCCGTTCGGTGCGCAACTTCGCCTACCCCTACTTCGCCCGCAACATCGCCGAGTTCTGGCGCCGCTGGCACATGTCGTTGATGAGCTGGCTGCGCGACTACATCTTCTATCCCCTCGGCGGGCCGCTCAAGGGCAAGGGACGCTGGATCGTCAACACCCTGGTCGTGTTCCTGATCAGCGGTCTGTGGCACGGCGCCGACTGGACCTTCATCATCTGGGGGCTGCTCAACGGAGTATATTTCATTCCGCTGATCCTGAAAAAGGAGCCGCCGGTGACCAAGGGGATCGCCGGGGGCAAGCGCTGGTATCCCAGCCTCAAGGAAGCGGCCCGAATGGCCGGCACCTTCCTGCTGGTCTGCCTGGGCTGGGTCTTCTTCCGCGCCGACAGCCTGCCCCAGGCCCTGGGTTACCTCGAGGGCATTTTCGTCCACCCGAGCTTCGGCGGGGTGA is a genomic window of Candidatus Coatesbacteria bacterium containing:
- a CDS encoding MBOAT family protein, whose product is MLLAASLLVNLGALFVFKYFDFFVSGFADILRLFGLRANPAVLRFILPIGLAFYTLKTLSYTLDVYRRKLEPTRDPIAYLAFVSFFPHLLAGPIERAKHFLPQLESRRTFDADEAADGLRQMLWGFAKKVLVADLAARAVNNVFLAYGAQDTPALLAGVFLFAVQLYGDFSGYSDMAVGTARLLGFRSVRNFAYPYFARNIAEFWRRWHMSLMSWLRDYIFYPLGGPLKGKGRWIVNTLVVFLISGLWHGADWTFIIWGLLNGVYFIPLILKKEPPVTKGIAGGKRWYPSLKEAARMAGTFLLVCLGWVFFRADSLPQALGYLEGIFVHPSFGGVTHGYLKAPLIAAVGLLLVEWFQRRRRHALRLKGWPRWARWAAYYAVALLLILFGAYGNLEFIYFQF